In Silene latifolia isolate original U9 population chromosome X, ASM4854445v1, whole genome shotgun sequence, the following proteins share a genomic window:
- the LOC141617493 gene encoding uncharacterized protein LOC141617493 produces MIVQNENEDGLEIMDVIEQNKKGTGRHESEHKFVTKCRPNKLFELICELNDEQKKAVEEIGFGGLLHLKLIKEIPRGIVELLIKAFKPTSYMFRAKKIEFLLSKADVHDVFLLSRVGARVQKPMTGNCKVTADDELKVEWRRKFGLESKANPIKLNIVHDRLMSCNESGDDFKKLFVLYSMSIFLAPTTNYTLDLKLLRAVEDVANIKNSDWSLYVFEAVGREICW; encoded by the coding sequence ATGATTGTGCAAAATGAAAATGAGGATGGTTTAGAAATTATGGACGTGATTGAGCAAAACAAAAAAGGAACTGGTCGACATGAAAGTGAGCACAAATTTGTAACAAAATGTAGGCCAAACAAGCTGTTTGAGCTTATTTGTGAGCTTAATGATGAGCAAAAGAAGGCAGTGGAAGAAATTGGTTTTGGAGGCTTGTTGCATTTAAAACTTATTAAGGAGATTCCTAGAGGGATTGTGGAATTGCTTATAAAAGCTTTCAAGCCTACCAGCTACATGTTTAGGGCGAAAAAAATCGAGTTTTTGTTAAGCAAAGCTGATGTGCATGATGTATTCCTGCTTTCTAGGGTTGGTGCTAGGGTGCAGAAACCTATGACTGGTAATTGCAAAGTGACTGCTGATGATGAATTGAAAGTTGAGTGGCGAAGAAAATTTGGATTAGAGAGTAAGGCAAACCCTATTAAGTTGAACATTGTGCATGATAGATTAATGAGTTGCAATGAGTCGGGTGATGATTTCAAGAAGCTGTTTGTTTTATATAGCATGTCTATTTTCTTGGCACCTACAACAAATTACACACTGGATTTAAAACTGCTTAGGGCTGTTGAAGATGTGGCAAACATAAAAAATAGTGACTGGAGTTTGTATGTTTTTGAAGCGGTTGGTAGAGAAATTTGTTGGTAA